The proteins below come from a single Oncorhynchus keta strain PuntledgeMale-10-30-2019 chromosome 1, Oket_V2, whole genome shotgun sequence genomic window:
- the LOC127909112 gene encoding putative keratin-associated protein 4-16 has product MFVPCFVLLPCYVVLLPCYVVLLPCVATMCCYHVMLCCYHVMLCCYHVMLCCYHVLLPCYVVLLPCVATMLCCAATMLCCAATMLCCVATMLCCAATMLCCVATMLCCYHVVLLPCCDVLLPCYVVLLPCCVATMLCCVATMCCYHVLLPCAATMCCYHVLLPCYVVLLPCCVVLLPCYVVLLPCCVVLLPCCVVLLPCCCYVAAMCCYHVLLPCYVVLLPCVATMLCCVATMLCCAATMLCCAATMLCCYHVVVMLLPCYVVLLPCAATMLCCAATMCFYHVVVVLLPCYVVILGLSSCSVVLSLLL; this is encoded by the coding sequence atgtttgtgccatgttttgtgctgctaccatgttatgttgtgctgctaccatgttatgttgtgttgctaccatgtgttgctaccatgtgttgctaccatgttatgttgtgctgctaccatgttatgttgtgctgctaccatgttatgttgtgttgctaccatgtgttgctaccatgttatgttgtgttgctaccatgtgttgctaccatgttatgttgtgctgctaccatgttatgttgtgctgctaccatgttatgttgtgttgctaccatgttatgttgtgctgctaccatgttgtgttgtgttgctaccatgttgtgttgctaccatgttgtgttgctaccatgttgtgatgtgttgctaccatgttatgttgtgctgctaccatgttgtgttgctaccatgttatgttgtgtagctaccatgtgctgctaccatgtgttgctaccatgtgctgctaccatgtgttgctaccatgtgttgctaccatgttatgttgtgttgctaccatgttgtgttgtgttgctaccatgttatgttgtgctgctaccatgttgtgttgtgctgctaccatgttgtgttgtgttgctaccatgttgttgttatgttgctgccatgtgctgctaccatgtgttgctaccatgttatgttgtgttgctaccatgtgttgctaccatgttgtgttgtgttgctaccatgttatgttgtgctgctaccatgttgtgttgtgctgctaccatgttgtgttgctaccatgttgttgttatgttgctgccatgttatgttgtgttgctaccatgtgctgctaccatgttatgttgtgctgctaccatgtgtttctaccatgttgttgttgtgttgctgccatgctatgttgtcatcttaggtctctcttcgtgtagtgttgtgctgtctctcttgttgtga